Proteins encoded together in one Anaerococcus murdochii window:
- a CDS encoding Cof-type HAD-IIB family hydrolase: MIKLIASDIDETIISKDQKVPERNKKAIKQAIEKGLIVMLATGRGPYEIFDIPEQAGVIADDRYIICCNGAVIMNVKTKEIIDVIDLDFAYAKNVFSYAYENKLTFYLYTLDKKYGINLTDDTIVAEKHINILDTDNIDFLKDETILKLIIKNEDMNHLQALEVDIARITNYDLEISYSSNMYMEINAKGVNKAVALKKVCDHYGIDLKDVLAIGDNYNDVAMLEEAGRSVAVRNARLQVRETADYVTSLDNNKGAVGEAIEKFVLNL, translated from the coding sequence ATGATTAAACTAATAGCATCTGATATTGATGAAACTATAATAAGTAAGGACCAAAAAGTACCAGAAAGAAATAAAAAAGCTATTAAACAAGCAATTGAAAAAGGCCTAATAGTCATGCTTGCAACAGGCAGGGGCCCATACGAAATTTTCGATATACCAGAACAAGCTGGTGTCATTGCTGATGATAGGTATATAATTTGTTGTAACGGCGCAGTTATAATGAATGTTAAGACTAAGGAAATTATTGATGTGATTGACTTAGACTTTGCCTATGCCAAAAATGTTTTTTCCTATGCCTATGAAAACAAACTCACTTTTTACCTATATACCCTAGATAAAAAATACGGCATCAATTTAACTGACGATACAATAGTTGCAGAAAAGCATATAAATATTTTGGATACTGACAATATTGATTTTCTAAAGGATGAAACTATCCTCAAGCTAATAATCAAAAATGAAGATATGAACCATCTCCAAGCTTTGGAAGTTGATATAGCAAGGATTACTAACTATGACCTTGAGATTTCATATTCTTCAAATATGTATATGGAAATAAATGCCAAAGGCGTAAATAAAGCTGTAGCCCTCAAAAAAGTCTGCGACCATTATGGAATAGACCTAAAAGATGTCTTAGCCATTGGTGATAACTACAACGATGTTGCCATGCTAGAAGAAGCTGGCAGGTCTGTAGCAGTTAGAAATGCAAGACTTCAAGTAAGAGAAACTGCCGACTATGTCACAAGCCTTGATAATAACAAGGGTGCAGTTGGGGAAGCAATAGAAAAATTTGTTTTAAACCTATAA
- a CDS encoding ferritin, which yields MSKVLDLLNEQMNFEYESAYIYKAMAAYTDRLELDGYTHWFDEQVKEEIGHGEAMKHFLQEVGYDVRYKAIAEPQYDYESLVDVFKAALAHEKEVTRRIHEIAEIAKDEDLRVFSFIKGFIDEQVEEEDSVGKIVTRLERINGNWGGIYILDHELGFRK from the coding sequence ATGAGTAAAGTATTAGATTTATTAAATGAACAAATGAACTTTGAATATGAGTCAGCATACATCTACAAAGCAATGGCTGCTTATACAGATAGACTTGAACTTGATGGATATACCCACTGGTTTGACGAACAAGTTAAAGAAGAAATCGGACACGGCGAAGCTATGAAACATTTCCTTCAAGAAGTAGGCTATGATGTTAGATATAAAGCAATTGCTGAACCACAATATGACTACGAAAGCCTAGTAGATGTATTTAAAGCAGCCCTAGCTCACGAAAAAGAAGTTACAAGAAGAATTCACGAAATCGCAGAAATTGCAAAAGATGAAGATCTTAGAGTATTTTCTTTCATCAAAGGCTTCATCGACGAACAAGTTGAAGAAGAAGACTCTGTAGGTAAAATCGTAACAAGACTTGAAAGAATCAACGGAAACTGGGGTGGAATCTACATCCTTGACCACGAACTTGGTTTTAGAAAATAA
- a CDS encoding epoxyqueuosine reductase QueH has product MNKINYNKVMEDIIKKLDENGEKPRLLLQVCCGPCSTQVIERLRDHFDMDLYFYNPMIYPREELDKRAENLKKVAEKSHFEGKVIIPANDMKDFYEVSQKRKDDKEFGEACYDCYKLRLAETARLAKEKSYDYFTTSLSISPYKNAQWLNEIGEELEKEYGVKYLFADFKKRDGYKKSIELSKEYGIYRQEYCGCIFSKKEMEENNC; this is encoded by the coding sequence ATGAATAAAATAAATTACAATAAGGTCATGGAAGATATTATTAAAAAACTTGATGAAAATGGCGAAAAACCTAGGCTTTTGCTCCAGGTTTGCTGCGGGCCATGCTCAACACAAGTTATTGAAAGGCTTAGGGACCATTTTGATATGGACCTATATTTTTATAACCCCATGATCTATCCAAGAGAAGAACTTGATAAGCGTGCTGAAAATTTAAAAAAAGTGGCAGAGAAATCTCATTTTGAAGGAAAGGTGATAATTCCAGCCAATGATATGAAAGACTTTTACGAAGTTTCCCAAAAAAGGAAGGATGACAAGGAATTCGGCGAGGCTTGCTATGATTGCTATAAGCTAAGACTAGCTGAAACTGCAAGGCTTGCCAAGGAAAAATCTTACGATTATTTCACAACTAGCCTTTCGATTTCTCCTTACAAAAACGCCCAATGGCTTAATGAAATAGGGGAAGAACTCGAAAAAGAATACGGGGTTAAATATCTTTTCGCAGACTTTAAGAAAAGGGACGGCTACAAAAAATCAATCGAGCTTTCTAAAGAATACGGCATCTACAGGCAAGAATATTGTGGCTGTATTTTTTCAAAAAAAGAGATGGAAGAAAATAATTGTTAA
- the rpsI gene encoding 30S ribosomal protein S9 translates to MAGNIIQSTGRRKTSVARVTMVPGSGKIIINGKDLDQYFDFESLKIVVRSPLTLTENLTSYDIRVNVNGGGFNGQAGAIRHAIARALVEANPDLRIALKRAGFLTRDSRKKERKKPGFKKARKSSQFSKR, encoded by the coding sequence ATGGCAGGAAACATTATTCAATCAACTGGTAGAAGAAAAACCTCTGTTGCAAGAGTAACAATGGTACCAGGATCTGGAAAAATAATCATAAACGGAAAAGATTTAGATCAATATTTTGATTTTGAATCTCTTAAAATTGTAGTAAGAAGCCCACTAACATTAACAGAAAACCTAACAAGCTATGACATTAGAGTAAATGTTAACGGTGGTGGATTTAATGGTCAAGCAGGAGCTATCAGACACGCTATCGCAAGAGCTCTTGTAGAAGCAAACCCAGACCTAAGAATTGCCCTAAAGAGAGCTGGTTTCTTAACACGTGATTCACGTAAAAAAGAAAGAAAGAAACCTGGTTTCAAAAAGGCAAGAAAATCTTCACAATTCTCAAAGAGATAA
- the rplM gene encoding 50S ribosomal protein L13, with translation MKHQKTWTATPSNIERKWYVVDAEGMVLGRLASQVAAILRGKNKPTFTPHFDTGDYVIVINADKVVLTGNKEDQKEYKRYSGYTGGLKITKFKDMKAKYPERIVEHAIVGMLPHNKLGRQMAKKLRVYAGSDHGHEAQFPEALDLK, from the coding sequence ATGAAACATCAAAAGACATGGACTGCGACTCCATCAAACATCGAAAGAAAATGGTATGTTGTTGATGCAGAAGGCATGGTTCTAGGTAGACTAGCTAGCCAAGTTGCAGCAATACTAAGAGGAAAGAACAAACCAACCTTTACTCCACACTTTGACACAGGAGATTATGTAATAGTAATCAACGCTGACAAGGTAGTGCTTACAGGAAACAAAGAAGACCAAAAAGAATACAAGAGATATTCTGGATACACAGGTGGTCTAAAAATCACTAAATTCAAAGACATGAAGGCTAAATATCCAGAAAGAATTGTAGAACATGCAATAGTAGGAATGCTTCCACACAACAAACTAGGTCGTCAAATGGCAAAGAAACTAAGAGTTTATGCTGGCAGCGACCACGGTCATGAAGCACAATTCCCAGAAGCTTTGGATCTTAAGTAA
- a CDS encoding TrkH family potassium uptake protein encodes MNRKVINYILGRLLQVLALLMLVPLMVAFIYREGFYDKLYFFIPILIASFAGSILVKIGDEQGHIYTREGLFTTAAAWILFSIIGAIPLYLTPTNYHTFLDAFFEMASGFTTCGASVAINVELLPHSIIIWRSLSHLIGGMGILVFTLAILPKSNKESSSLLKAEMPGPSFGKITPKLTYTARVLYIIYLVMTLITVIFLLFGGMDLFDSIIFAMGAAGTGGFANKGLSVGYYDSRYIEIVLSIAMLAFGVNFNLYYFALIRSAREGFKSEELYWYLGIVALATGLIFYNIRDYYGDLVYTGIQSLFTVSSIMTTTGYVSADYGSWPMFSRNILILLMFIGASAGSTAGGFKVSRFLILFKSTINHIKKVINPKRVAITKLDGKRMDDELEEAVNKYLVLYILLFILFMVIVSRDVENFESAFAAVATTYNNVGPGLKDFGPVSSFASMAPTSKFTLTLAMLFGRLELYPMLLLFSPYSYKKMAKK; translated from the coding sequence ATGAATCGTAAGGTTATAAATTACATCCTAGGTAGATTGCTCCAAGTATTGGCCCTACTCATGTTGGTGCCATTAATGGTGGCCTTTATCTACCGAGAAGGATTTTATGATAAATTATATTTTTTTATACCAATTTTAATAGCAAGCTTTGCAGGAAGTATCTTAGTTAAAATCGGTGACGAACAAGGCCATATTTATACCAGGGAGGGCTTGTTTACAACAGCTGCCGCTTGGATCCTTTTTTCTATAATTGGGGCTATACCCTTGTATTTGACACCGACAAATTACCATACTTTTTTGGATGCCTTTTTTGAGATGGCGAGTGGTTTTACAACCTGTGGGGCATCTGTAGCCATCAATGTGGAACTTCTTCCACATTCAATAATTATTTGGAGGTCTCTATCCCATTTGATTGGAGGTATGGGAATTTTGGTTTTCACCCTTGCTATACTTCCAAAATCAAACAAGGAATCATCAAGCCTTTTGAAGGCTGAAATGCCAGGCCCATCTTTTGGAAAGATTACTCCAAAACTTACTTATACAGCCAGAGTCTTATACATAATCTATCTTGTAATGACTCTGATAACTGTAATATTCTTGCTTTTTGGCGGTATGGATTTGTTTGATTCAATAATCTTCGCCATGGGAGCGGCAGGAACTGGAGGATTTGCCAACAAGGGATTATCAGTAGGATACTATGATTCTAGGTATATAGAAATAGTTCTTTCTATTGCCATGCTCGCATTTGGTGTAAACTTCAACCTCTATTATTTTGCCCTAATTAGGTCAGCTAGAGAAGGCTTTAAATCAGAAGAGCTTTATTGGTATTTGGGTATCGTAGCCCTTGCTACAGGCTTAATATTTTATAATATTAGGGACTATTATGGGGACCTTGTTTATACAGGAATCCAGTCACTCTTTACAGTGTCGTCCATAATGACAACTACGGGCTATGTTTCGGCTGACTACGGGTCTTGGCCGATGTTTTCTAGAAATATCTTAATTTTATTGATGTTTATAGGAGCGTCTGCAGGATCAACTGCAGGTGGTTTTAAGGTTTCAAGGTTTTTAATCCTTTTTAAATCTACAATCAACCACATAAAAAAAGTTATAAATCCAAAGAGAGTTGCCATTACCAAGCTTGATGGAAAGAGGATGGACGATGAGCTCGAAGAGGCTGTAAATAAATATCTAGTTTTATATATACTTTTATTTATCCTATTTATGGTAATAGTAAGCCGTGATGTAGAGAATTTTGAATCAGCCTTTGCAGCTGTTGCCACAACTTACAACAACGTGGGACCGGGACTTAAAGATTTTGGGCCAGTATCTTCCTTTGCATCAATGGCTCCAACTTCTAAGTTTACCCTAACTTTGGCCATGCTATTTGGAAGGCTTGAGCTTTATCCAATGCTCTTGCTATTTTCTCCATATTCTTACAAGAAAATGGCAAAAAAATAA
- the trkA gene encoding Trk system potassium transporter TrkA, producing the protein MKIIILGAGKVGSFVTQDLSNEGHDIVVIDRDKEVLDELLATNDVMGLVGDGRDVEALIEAGAEYCDLFIAISQSDDVNLIASTFAKNLGAKNIIIRMREPRYVKHRKFIGQVTDAMSIVNPEYIAAKDLQRSLKYSHALNVESFFKDRAIMMELVIEEGSALDGKKLSDLSSYSKNYHTLIGIINSDGEVNIPHGYDVLKSGDKIYVIGEKEDVDIFYRYEQKGAYDIKNILVIGAGNISKYLVGLLIERGFKVTVVEIDRKKAEDISEMHEEAVVINADGTSPEVLEELRLNHFDALLALTGIDEENILISLLAQKSGLEKVIAKVNRTKLLKMTGILDNDTTFAPKMAASDVINRRVRSKVNARGASISSLYRLEDGAVEVIEFKAIDHSKILDNPLKDLNIRDDSLVLAIDHGQVEIEIPNGRSKINLGDSVLVATTNHSFKVLDDILE; encoded by the coding sequence ATGAAAATAATTATTTTGGGAGCCGGCAAAGTCGGCTCTTTTGTGACACAAGACCTATCAAATGAGGGTCATGATATAGTTGTAATCGATAGAGACAAGGAAGTTTTAGATGAACTTTTGGCAACCAACGACGTTATGGGCTTAGTTGGAGACGGCCGTGATGTCGAAGCCCTAATAGAGGCTGGGGCAGAATATTGTGATCTTTTCATAGCCATTAGCCAATCTGACGATGTAAACCTAATAGCATCGACTTTTGCCAAAAATTTGGGAGCCAAGAACATAATTATAAGGATGAGGGAACCTCGCTATGTTAAACACAGGAAATTTATAGGCCAGGTTACCGATGCCATGTCAATAGTAAACCCAGAATACATAGCAGCCAAGGACCTTCAAAGGAGCCTAAAATATTCCCACGCCCTAAATGTTGAGTCATTCTTTAAAGACAGGGCCATTATGATGGAATTAGTTATAGAAGAAGGCTCTGCCCTTGACGGCAAGAAGCTTTCTGACCTATCTTCATATTCAAAAAACTACCACACATTGATTGGTATCATCAACTCTGATGGGGAAGTAAATATACCCCACGGTTATGACGTCCTAAAAAGCGGTGATAAAATTTATGTCATAGGCGAAAAAGAAGATGTGGATATTTTCTATAGATACGAACAAAAAGGCGCCTACGATATAAAAAATATCCTAGTTATAGGAGCTGGAAATATTTCTAAATACCTAGTTGGCCTTCTAATCGAAAGGGGCTTTAAGGTAACTGTTGTTGAAATTGACAGAAAAAAAGCCGAAGACATTAGCGAAATGCACGAAGAAGCTGTTGTTATTAACGCTGACGGTACAAGCCCAGAAGTCTTAGAAGAACTAAGGCTAAACCACTTTGATGCCCTTTTGGCCCTAACAGGTATAGATGAGGAAAATATTTTGATTTCCTTACTTGCTCAAAAATCTGGACTTGAGAAGGTCATTGCAAAAGTAAATAGGACAAAACTTTTGAAAATGACTGGAATTTTAGATAATGATACTACTTTTGCGCCAAAAATGGCGGCATCAGATGTCATTAACAGACGAGTAAGGTCTAAGGTAAATGCCAGGGGGGCTTCGATTTCGTCCTTGTATAGGCTAGAAGATGGGGCAGTTGAAGTAATAGAATTTAAGGCTATAGACCATTCTAAAATCCTTGATAATCCTTTAAAAGACCTAAATATAAGGGACGACAGCCTAGTTCTTGCAATAGACCACGGCCAGGTTGAGATAGAAATCCCAAATGGTAGGTCAAAGATCAACCTTGGCGACTCAGTCCTAGTAGCAACAACCAACCACAGCTTCAAGGTTTTAGATGATATATTGGAGTAA
- a CDS encoding M20 metallopeptidase family protein produces MTEIIKKAILANEEKMIEDRRFMHVHPELAMKEVKTTAFIKKELEALGFSPVDIDPTGLMVEINPESKGKTVLLRADIDALPIKETNDFDFKSQTEGLSHACGHDIHAAMLLNATKALLKVKDDLNGRVRIIFQPGEETGEGGRAVVSGGYTKGVDSAFAIHIHTGWDLGKASTGYGEVMANNTFFTVKFKGTSAHSSTPYQGNDAMLMLANFINVAYAIQARKIDNVFHPVVLNLGVVEGGSAANAVAADIKLDGSFRSFSNESVDFMVRQLEKAAKLSAEIYGGSAEFGYHMGAGAVINEEKSTDLSVKIAKEIFGEDNVQTDLKLAGSEDFGFYLSGYKDVPGVDGTYMFIGGRDPENKATYPQNHAKDFNPDERAMKYGAELLARYAYDYLKK; encoded by the coding sequence TTGACAGAGATAATTAAAAAAGCAATACTAGCTAATGAAGAAAAAATGATAGAAGATAGAAGATTCATGCACGTCCACCCTGAACTTGCCATGAAAGAGGTAAAGACAACTGCCTTTATCAAAAAAGAACTGGAAGCTTTGGGCTTTTCTCCTGTGGATATCGATCCTACAGGTCTTATGGTTGAAATAAATCCAGAAAGTAAGGGCAAGACTGTTCTTTTGAGGGCAGACATAGATGCCCTACCAATAAAGGAAACAAATGATTTTGATTTTAAAAGCCAAACTGAAGGCCTAAGCCACGCTTGCGGCCATGATATTCATGCTGCCATGCTTTTAAATGCTACAAAAGCACTTTTGAAAGTAAAAGATGACTTAAATGGGAGGGTTAGGATAATTTTCCAACCTGGCGAAGAAACAGGCGAAGGTGGTAGGGCAGTTGTAAGCGGAGGCTACACCAAGGGAGTTGATTCAGCTTTTGCCATCCACATTCACACCGGATGGGATCTTGGAAAGGCCTCAACTGGTTATGGAGAAGTAATGGCAAATAACACCTTCTTTACAGTTAAATTTAAAGGAACTTCTGCACATTCATCTACCCCTTATCAAGGAAATGACGCCATGCTAATGCTTGCAAATTTCATAAATGTTGCCTATGCAATCCAAGCGAGAAAAATCGACAATGTTTTCCACCCAGTTGTGTTGAACCTAGGAGTTGTAGAGGGCGGGTCCGCAGCAAATGCAGTGGCAGCTGATATAAAACTCGATGGATCTTTTAGGTCTTTTTCTAATGAGTCAGTTGACTTTATGGTAAGACAACTAGAAAAAGCAGCCAAACTTTCTGCAGAAATCTACGGTGGAAGTGCTGAATTTGGCTACCATATGGGAGCTGGAGCTGTCATAAATGAGGAAAAGTCTACAGACCTATCTGTAAAAATAGCCAAGGAAATTTTTGGTGAAGACAATGTTCAAACAGATTTAAAACTAGCAGGTTCAGAAGACTTTGGTTTTTATTTATCAGGTTACAAAGATGTGCCAGGTGTGGATGGAACCTACATGTTTATAGGTGGCAGAGACCCAGAAAACAAGGCAACATACCCTCAAAACCACGCCAAAGACTTCAATCCAGATGAAAGAGCAATGAAATACGGGGCAGAACTTTTAGCTCGTTATGCCTACGATTATCTAAAGAAGTAA